Proteins found in one Pseudomonadota bacterium genomic segment:
- a CDS encoding RluA family pseudouridine synthase: MKNPEFPETTPERKPSDSVRFVTVQSDEAGRRLDNFLLSRAPGVPRSRIYRAIRSGEVRINKGRTSAGYRLVAEDVVRIPPLRTPSRTRSPAGAKAQQAILGTVIDKHKAFLVLNKPSGWAVHGGSGVSLGVIETLRQAMPADHYLELVHRLDRSTSGCLLIARKRSFLREMHRQIRDNEVGKTYLVLVQGHWDYGRYRCEVPLNTEERRGGERHVVAHPAGKYSRTDFELLEHFSGVSFLRATLHTGRTHQIRVHCAHLGHAVLGDRRYHSEESQTVSQRLKVRRLGLHASSLAFEYPAGNPVQIDAPLSPELSALIERLSTSR; the protein is encoded by the coding sequence ATGAAAAACCCGGAATTCCCTGAGACTACCCCGGAACGTAAGCCCTCGGATTCCGTGCGGTTTGTGACGGTTCAATCCGATGAGGCCGGCCGGCGGCTGGATAATTTTTTGCTCTCCCGTGCGCCGGGCGTGCCGCGCTCACGAATATACCGGGCGATCCGATCGGGCGAGGTTCGTATTAACAAGGGTCGTACCAGTGCGGGTTACCGGCTTGTAGCCGAAGATGTGGTCCGCATTCCCCCCCTGCGAACGCCGTCTCGCACGCGGTCGCCGGCCGGCGCCAAAGCACAGCAGGCCATCCTGGGTACCGTAATCGACAAACACAAGGCCTTCTTGGTGCTCAATAAACCATCGGGTTGGGCGGTGCATGGTGGCAGCGGCGTATCACTCGGCGTGATTGAAACCTTGCGACAGGCGATGCCTGCTGACCATTACCTTGAGCTGGTGCATCGACTTGATCGGTCGACGAGCGGTTGTTTATTGATTGCTCGCAAGCGTTCGTTTTTGCGAGAAATGCATCGACAGATTCGCGATAACGAAGTTGGCAAGACCTACCTGGTGCTGGTGCAGGGACATTGGGATTACGGTCGTTATCGTTGTGAGGTACCGCTCAATACCGAGGAGCGTCGGGGCGGTGAGCGCCACGTTGTGGCTCATCCTGCGGGCAAATATAGCCGTACCGATTTTGAGTTGCTGGAGCATTTTTCGGGGGTGTCGTTTTTAAGAGCCACACTGCATACGGGGCGCACTCATCAGATTCGTGTGCATTGCGCCCATCTGGGTCATGCCGTGTTGGGTGATCGTCGCTATCACAGCGAGGAGTCTCAAACAGTGAGTCAGCGTCTCAAAGTGCGGCGCTTGGGGCTGCACGCATCGAGTCTTGCGTTTGAATACCCGGCGGGCAATCCGGTTCAGATTGATGCGCCGCTGAGTCCGGAGCTCAGCGCATTAATCGAACGGCTGAGTACGTCGCGCTAA